A window of the Anaerolineae bacterium genome harbors these coding sequences:
- a CDS encoding helix-hairpin-helix domain-containing protein produces the protein MGATTPAPGRGGLARVVAASVLANLAVIGLVVVALRWPDPQPITLATAATARALGGREVTVCVSGAVRYPGIYRLPADATVADAVAAAGGPLAGAAADAIDAMLPLGEGTVVHVPGEQPSRALAPLDINQAGVVELEMLPGIGPVLAGRIVEYRESRGPFSTIEELMNVQGIGEKTLDGLRGLVTVR, from the coding sequence GTGGGCGCAACCACTCCAGCGCCCGGCAGGGGCGGTCTCGCGCGGGTGGTGGCTGCCTCGGTGTTGGCGAACCTGGCGGTCATAGGGTTGGTGGTCGTGGCCCTGCGCTGGCCGGACCCGCAGCCCATCACGCTGGCCACGGCGGCCACTGCCAGAGCTCTCGGAGGGCGAGAGGTTACCGTCTGCGTTAGTGGCGCGGTCAGGTACCCCGGCATATACCGCCTGCCAGCGGACGCTACCGTGGCCGACGCCGTGGCGGCTGCAGGGGGGCCCTTGGCCGGGGCGGCTGCCGATGCGATCGATGCCATGCTTCCGTTGGGCGAGGGGACGGTGGTCCACGTGCCCGGCGAGCAGCCGAGCCGGGCCCTGGCCCCACTCGACATAAACCAGGCCGGAGTGGTGGAGCTGGAAATGCTGCCGGGGATCGGGCCGGTCCTGGCGGGGCGCATCGTCGAGTATCGCGAGAGCCGGGGGCCATTCAGCACCATCGAGGAGCTGATGAACGTGCAGGGGATCGGGGAGAAGACTCTCGATGGCCTACGAGGGCTGGTGACGGTGCGCTAG
- the fsa gene encoding fructose-6-phosphate aldolase: MELFLDTAKVEEIRRAKEWGILDGVTTNPSHIAATGRRFREVVEEICQLVDGPVSVEVVATEADGMVAEAQDIASIGPNVVVKIPTIEEGIKATWRLSRMGIRTNLTLVFNAAQALLAAKAGATYVSPFVGRLDGIGHSGMEIVRQIQTIYGHYGYGTKVIVAAVRHPMHILEAALAGAEVVTSRLDVVEQLFRHPMTDVGLEQFLADWARVPQ; this comes from the coding sequence ATGGAGCTGTTTCTGGACACGGCCAAGGTGGAGGAGATCCGCCGAGCCAAGGAATGGGGGATCCTGGACGGAGTGACCACGAACCCGTCTCACATTGCGGCCACCGGCCGCCGCTTTCGGGAAGTGGTGGAGGAGATCTGCCAGTTGGTTGACGGCCCCGTCAGCGTGGAGGTAGTGGCTACCGAAGCCGACGGCATGGTGGCGGAAGCGCAGGACATCGCCTCCATCGGCCCCAATGTAGTGGTGAAGATACCGACCATCGAGGAGGGGATCAAGGCCACATGGCGGCTGTCGCGTATGGGCATTCGCACCAACCTCACCCTGGTGTTCAACGCCGCTCAGGCCCTCCTGGCGGCCAAGGCCGGAGCTACCTACGTCAGCCCCTTCGTTGGTCGGCTGGATGGCATTGGCCATTCCGGCATGGAGATCGTCCGTCAGATCCAGACCATCTACGGGCACTATGGTTACGGAACCAAGGTGATCGTGGCCGCGGTCCGGCATCCGATGCACATCCTGGAGGCGGCGTTGGCGGGTGCCGAGGTGGTAACCTCCCGCCTGGATGTGGTGGAGCAGTTGTTCCGCCACCCCATGACCGATGTGGGACTGGAGCAGTTCCTGGCCGACTGGGCCCGGGTGCCCCAGTGA
- a CDS encoding DegT/DnrJ/EryC1/StrS family aminotransferase gives MSDKLAIEGGSPVRQEPFPTRIQIDEREIEAVLALLRRVADQGGAFDRYGGTEVDAYEQEFAAHVGTRFGTATSSGTAAIHSALGALRLDIGSEVISAPITDPGAVMPIIWSNCIPIFADVDPETVNMDPQSVAERITDRTRAIIVCHLAGQPADIDPIMELAARHNLYVIEDCAQAHDAEYKGRKVGSIGHLAAFSLMSGKHSTAGGQGGMVLTNDEELYWNAKRFADRGKPFNSDETSNLFLGMNYRMTELQGAIGRVQLEKLPEIVNRRRRAVEMIRERTDGLQAIRLGKVIKDVNPSYWFLFLRVYPERLRVPKADVAAALRAEGLPVSASYAWVMPDTYWMQHRATYGESRCPWVCPYYGREVSYEGKLPNAHLARENHMTLAVHECYGEKESEDIAAALRKVEGAYLK, from the coding sequence ATGTCCGACAAGCTAGCCATCGAGGGTGGGTCGCCGGTGAGGCAGGAGCCTTTCCCCACACGCATCCAGATAGACGAGCGGGAGATAGAAGCAGTCCTGGCTCTCCTGCGCCGAGTCGCCGACCAGGGGGGAGCATTCGACCGCTACGGCGGCACCGAGGTAGACGCCTACGAGCAGGAGTTCGCCGCCCATGTGGGCACTCGCTTCGGGACGGCGACTAGCAGTGGCACTGCTGCCATCCACAGCGCTTTGGGCGCTCTGCGGCTCGACATCGGCTCGGAGGTCATCTCCGCTCCCATCACCGACCCGGGCGCGGTCATGCCCATCATCTGGTCCAACTGCATTCCCATCTTCGCCGATGTGGACCCGGAGACGGTGAACATGGATCCCCAGTCGGTGGCGGAGCGAATCACCGACCGGACTCGGGCCATCATCGTGTGCCATCTCGCCGGTCAACCCGCCGACATAGACCCCATCATGGAGCTGGCAGCGCGCCACAACCTCTACGTCATCGAGGACTGCGCTCAGGCTCATGACGCCGAGTACAAGGGCCGCAAGGTGGGTTCCATCGGGCACCTGGCCGCCTTCAGCCTGATGAGCGGCAAGCACAGCACCGCCGGTGGTCAGGGCGGCATGGTGCTAACCAATGACGAGGAGCTGTACTGGAACGCCAAGCGTTTCGCCGACCGGGGCAAGCCCTTCAACAGCGACGAGACGTCGAACCTATTCCTGGGCATGAACTACCGCATGACCGAACTCCAGGGAGCCATCGGGCGGGTCCAGCTGGAGAAGCTGCCCGAGATCGTGAATCGCCGTCGCCGGGCCGTGGAGATGATCCGCGAACGCACGGACGGTCTCCAGGCCATCCGCCTGGGCAAGGTAATCAAGGATGTGAACCCGTCGTACTGGTTCCTGTTCCTGCGGGTGTACCCCGAGCGGCTGCGCGTGCCCAAGGCCGACGTGGCCGCCGCTCTGCGGGCGGAGGGCCTGCCGGTGTCCGCCTCCTACGCCTGGGTCATGCCCGATACCTACTGGATGCAACACCGGGCTACCTACGGGGAGTCTCGCTGCCCCTGGGTCTGCCCTTACTACGGCCGCGAGGTTAGCTACGAGGGCAAGCTCCCGAACGCCCACCTAGCCCGAGAGAACCACATGACTCTTGCCGTCCACGAGTGCTATGGGGAGAAGGAGTCCGAGGACATCGCCGCCGCCTTGCGCAAGGTCGAAGGAGCCTACCTGAAGTAG